TTTTATCAAGAAAATGTAAATCTAAGTGTTTTCGGCGTTTTTACCTGTGTTTGATGAATTTTTGAGGCATAGTTAAGTGAAACAACGTAAATCAACTCAATAGACACGCTTAGTTTTGAAGTAACTCAAAACTTAAGTTGTCAGACTATCGCCCCTTTATTACTTTTAAACAAACTAAAAAATCTCACGGGTAAAACAAATATGAAAAAACAAGCTGTAGCAGTCGGATTTGTTTTATTTTCTTTCATGTTGCCGACCAAAGCCTCGGCTGCGAGTTTTGATCAGTTTTATGTCTTTGGTGATAGTCTTTCCGATACAGGTAATGTATACGATGCTACTGGAGGGACATTTCCTCAAAGCCCACCTTATTTTAATGGACGTTTTTCCGATGGGCCGATTTGGGTAGATTATCTCGGAGATCAGCTAGGATTAAAACCCACTTTATTGACTACTATTCCTTCCACACCTCCTACTCAAGGGATAAACTTCGCTTTCGGTGGTGCTAGTTCTGGTTTAGATAACGCTGTTGTTCCCAATAAAGGTTTACCGGGAGTACTCAAACAAGTCCTTGGTTTTGCTGCAACTCTGCAAGCAAATAATCAAACTGCTGACCCAAATGCACTTTATACATTATGGGGAGGTGCTAATGACTTCCTTTTTCTTAACCCCCAAGACTCTACCACGCCAATCAGTAATATATCTCTGGCGTTGAATACTCTGGTAGGAGTCGGCGCGAAAAATATTTTGGTGTTTAACTTGCCAGATTTAGGAAAGCTACCGGCTGCTCAAATCGGTCGCGATCCTGCAACCCTTAGTGAATCTACTAATGAGTTTAACTTGGGTTTAGCAACAACTGTGAATGCTTTGAGCCAAAACCCTAATCTCAACATTATCCCGATTGATACTTATTCTTTATTTAATCAGGCAAGTTCATTAGGTTTGACGAATGTAACCGAGTCTTGTCTATCTAGACCAGATATTTGTGACCCAGGTAATAACAAGTTTCTCATCTGGGATGGTTTCCACCCAACGACAGCTGCTCAGAAGATAATAGCAGACACTGCATTGGCTGCGATTGATGCTAAGTCTATTCCTGAATCTTCGATAAACTTGGGGATTTTAGCGCTCGGTGCTTTTGGTGCGGTAGGAGTGCTGAAGCGTCAACAAAAAAGATCGGTACTTATGACAGCAGGTCGGGTTGCTGATGCACAATTGTCTCATACAACAGTTGAAAATTAAACTAACTGTCTTGATGTGGGATTACGATCGCTTATTTCAAATTATTGAAGAATTAGTTATGCATCATTCTCCGAGTGGTGCAGAAGCTGAGATTAACCAGTTGTTGATGCAACGATTTGCGGCGCTGGGTGTACAAGTGTGGTGCGATCGCGCCGATAATATTATTGCCAAAATTCCAGGGAAAAATCCAGATAGTGCGATCGCCATCACCGCACACAAAGATGAAATTGGCGCAATTGTCAAGAGTCTTGGTGATGAAGGTCGTGTCAAAGTCAGCAAACTCGGCGGTTCTTTCCCGTGGGTTTATGGCGAAGGAGTTGTAGATTTACTGGGAGATAACGAAACCATTAGCGGTATTCTCAGCTTCGGTTCCCGCCACGTTTCCCACGAATCGCCCCAAAAAGTGCAGCAGGAAGATACTACTGTGAAGTGGGAAAATGCCTGGATTGAAACGAAGCTGACATCTGCTGAATTAGAAGCAGTTGGGATTCGACCTGGAACTAGAATGGTAATCGGCAAGCATCGCAAGCGTCCAATTCGGTTAAAGGATCATATTGCCGGTTACACCTTGGATAACAAAGCCTCTGTTGCTATTTTGCTAGCTTTGGCTGAAAATCTTAAACAGCCAGTAGCCGATGTTTATTTAGTAGCTTCAGCCAAAGAAGAAGTCGGGGCAATTGGGGCGCTATTTTTCACTCAAAACCAGCGTTTAGATGCCTTGATTGCTTTAGAAATTTGTCCATTATCTGACGAATATCCTGTTAAAGATGGGGAAAGTCCTGTACTCTTATCTCAAGATGCTTATGGGATATATGATGAAGGGCTAAATGGACAACTGCGCCATAGTGCCAAACAGTTGAATATGCCAGTACAGTTAACAACTCTGAGTGGATTTGGTAGTGATGCTTCAATTGCGATGAAATTTGGTCATGTTGGGCGTGCTGCGTGTTTGGCGTTTCCTACACAAAATACACATGGCTTTGAAATTGCTCATTTGGGAGCGATCGCTAATTGTATCGATTTGTTAAAAACTTTCTGCGAAACTGAGTTTGAGTGATATATCAGGG
This genomic interval from Nostoc sp. KVJ3 contains the following:
- a CDS encoding SGNH/GDSL hydrolase family protein; amino-acid sequence: MKKQAVAVGFVLFSFMLPTKASAASFDQFYVFGDSLSDTGNVYDATGGTFPQSPPYFNGRFSDGPIWVDYLGDQLGLKPTLLTTIPSTPPTQGINFAFGGASSGLDNAVVPNKGLPGVLKQVLGFAATLQANNQTADPNALYTLWGGANDFLFLNPQDSTTPISNISLALNTLVGVGAKNILVFNLPDLGKLPAAQIGRDPATLSESTNEFNLGLATTVNALSQNPNLNIIPIDTYSLFNQASSLGLTNVTESCLSRPDICDPGNNKFLIWDGFHPTTAAQKIIADTALAAIDAKSIPESSINLGILALGAFGAVGVLKRQQKRSVLMTAGRVADAQLSHTTVEN
- a CDS encoding M42 family metallopeptidase, which encodes MWDYDRLFQIIEELVMHHSPSGAEAEINQLLMQRFAALGVQVWCDRADNIIAKIPGKNPDSAIAITAHKDEIGAIVKSLGDEGRVKVSKLGGSFPWVYGEGVVDLLGDNETISGILSFGSRHVSHESPQKVQQEDTTVKWENAWIETKLTSAELEAVGIRPGTRMVIGKHRKRPIRLKDHIAGYTLDNKASVAILLALAENLKQPVADVYLVASAKEEVGAIGALFFTQNQRLDALIALEICPLSDEYPVKDGESPVLLSQDAYGIYDEGLNGQLRHSAKQLNMPVQLTTLSGFGSDASIAMKFGHVGRAACLAFPTQNTHGFEIAHLGAIANCIDLLKTFCETEFE